One region of Streptomyces sp. CG4 genomic DNA includes:
- a CDS encoding putative quinol monooxygenase, producing the protein MTKTLLAEFTAREGAEGEVARLIREYAQKVRDEDGNLTFDVYTKESNPRAFWIFEVYRDQDAFQAHLKAPYGGPFNAALAPLIEEDASVLTFLDPLAHGR; encoded by the coding sequence GTGACGAAAACCCTGCTCGCCGAGTTCACCGCCCGCGAGGGAGCGGAGGGCGAAGTCGCCCGCCTGATACGGGAGTACGCACAGAAGGTACGCGACGAGGACGGCAACCTCACCTTCGACGTGTACACCAAGGAGTCCAACCCGCGCGCCTTCTGGATCTTCGAGGTCTACCGCGACCAGGACGCGTTCCAGGCGCATCTGAAGGCCCCGTACGGCGGCCCGTTCAACGCCGCCCTCGCTCCGCTGATCGAGGAGGACGCCTCTGTCCTGACTTTCCTCGACCCCCTGGCTCACGGTAGGTGA
- a CDS encoding GH32 C-terminal domain-containing protein: MSSRRVFRHARVRTIAAVATVCALAAAPLAPQAVAADAPPYTETYRPQFHFTPERNWMNDPNGLVYYKGEYHLFYQYNPNGNTWGDMSWGHAVSTDLVHWKQLPLALSYDDKEMVFSGSAVVDWNNTTGLGSKQNPPMVAIYTSYSKSTGTQAQSLAYSTDRGRTWTKYQGNPVIDIGSKDFRDPKVQWYAPTKSWLMTVSLSAEHKVRFYSSKNLKDWELLSEFGPAGATGGVWECPDLFPLAVDGDKKHIKWVLVVNINPGGITGGSGAQYFIGDFDGKTFTADDKGTYTPPAGQVVQGFEGADYGTWTATGNAFGDGPAAGALDGQSTVTGFDGKGLANSFRQGDSATGTLTSPPFSVDSKYLNFKVGGGRHPHEAGTVLEQGSPPSGTVLADFEGGTYGDWTTTGDAFGTAPATGTLPDQQEVSGFLGSGLVNTYLNGDSTTGTLTSPEFTIDKDYVDFLIGGGRHPAGHDNPTAVELLVDGEVVRSATGQDAEALNWASWDVRDLVGKKARIRIVDDNTGSWGHINVDQITLSDTHAQPVSRETAVNLLVDGEVVRSATGSNSETLDWASFDMRPYAGKVAQIQIVDRNTGDWGHILADQFTTADAPAKSVVQRADWADYGKDYYAAVSWENVPGDKRYMIGWMNDWEYGTSIPTSPWRGAQSIPRQTALRTIDGRIRLTSEPVPNLTSLREGSAATAADVTVTNTSQPLIGPAAEGKALDIEATFTLNDAERFGLKVRTGTGREETVIGYDTTTQELYVDRTRSGAVDFSSTFPGIQTAPLKATNGKVKLRILVDWSSVEVFGGSGEAVITDQIFPRPDSQGVGVFAENGSVKLDKAVVWHLGSANN, encoded by the coding sequence ATGAGCTCTCGACGTGTGTTCCGGCATGCCCGCGTGCGGACGATCGCGGCCGTGGCGACCGTCTGCGCGCTGGCCGCAGCCCCGCTCGCCCCCCAGGCCGTGGCTGCCGACGCCCCGCCGTACACCGAGACCTACCGTCCCCAGTTCCACTTCACCCCGGAGAGGAACTGGATGAACGACCCCAACGGCCTCGTGTATTATAAGGGCGAGTACCACCTCTTCTACCAGTACAACCCCAACGGCAACACCTGGGGCGACATGTCCTGGGGCCACGCGGTGAGTACGGACCTCGTGCACTGGAAGCAGCTGCCGCTCGCCCTGTCGTACGACGACAAGGAGATGGTCTTCTCCGGCAGCGCGGTGGTCGACTGGAACAACACCACCGGCTTGGGCAGCAAGCAGAACCCGCCCATGGTGGCGATCTACACCAGCTACTCCAAGTCCACCGGCACGCAGGCCCAGTCACTCGCCTACAGCACCGACCGCGGCCGTACCTGGACCAAGTACCAGGGCAATCCCGTCATCGACATCGGCTCCAAGGACTTCCGCGACCCCAAGGTCCAGTGGTACGCCCCCACCAAGAGCTGGCTGATGACGGTGTCGCTGTCCGCCGAGCACAAGGTGCGGTTCTACTCGTCCAAGAATCTCAAGGACTGGGAGCTGCTCAGCGAGTTCGGGCCGGCCGGCGCGACGGGCGGTGTGTGGGAGTGCCCGGACCTGTTCCCCCTCGCGGTCGACGGGGACAAGAAGCACATCAAGTGGGTCCTGGTCGTCAACATCAACCCCGGTGGGATCACCGGTGGTTCGGGCGCCCAATACTTCATCGGTGACTTCGACGGCAAGACGTTCACCGCCGACGACAAGGGCACCTACACCCCACCCGCCGGCCAGGTCGTGCAGGGCTTCGAAGGAGCCGACTACGGCACCTGGACGGCCACCGGCAACGCGTTCGGCGACGGTCCGGCGGCCGGGGCGCTGGACGGCCAGAGCACAGTGACCGGCTTCGACGGCAAGGGCCTCGCCAACAGCTTCCGCCAGGGCGACTCCGCCACCGGCACCCTCACCTCGCCCCCCTTCAGTGTGGACAGCAAGTACCTGAACTTCAAGGTCGGCGGCGGCCGCCACCCGCACGAGGCCGGCACCGTCCTGGAGCAGGGCTCTCCGCCCTCGGGCACGGTCCTCGCAGACTTCGAGGGCGGCACCTATGGCGACTGGACAACGACCGGCGACGCGTTCGGCACCGCACCGGCCACCGGCACCCTCCCCGACCAGCAGGAGGTCTCCGGCTTCCTCGGCAGCGGACTGGTCAACACCTACCTGAACGGCGACTCCACCACCGGCACCCTCACCTCGCCCGAGTTCACCATCGACAAGGACTACGTCGACTTCCTCATCGGCGGCGGCCGCCACCCCGCCGGCCACGACAACCCCACCGCCGTCGAACTCCTCGTCGACGGCGAGGTGGTTCGCAGCGCCACCGGACAGGACGCCGAGGCGCTCAACTGGGCATCCTGGGACGTCCGCGACCTCGTCGGCAAGAAGGCGCGGATCAGGATCGTCGACGACAACACCGGTAGCTGGGGCCACATCAACGTCGACCAGATCACCCTGTCCGACACCCATGCCCAGCCGGTCTCCCGGGAGACGGCCGTCAACCTGCTCGTCGACGGCGAGGTCGTCCGCAGCGCCACCGGCTCCAACAGCGAGACCTTGGACTGGGCCTCCTTCGACATGCGTCCCTACGCCGGCAAGGTTGCGCAGATCCAGATCGTCGACAGGAACACCGGCGATTGGGGCCACATCCTCGCCGACCAGTTCACCACCGCCGACGCACCCGCCAAGTCCGTCGTGCAACGCGCCGACTGGGCCGACTACGGCAAGGACTACTACGCGGCGGTGTCCTGGGAGAACGTGCCCGGCGACAAGCGGTACATGATCGGCTGGATGAACGACTGGGAGTACGGGACGTCCATCCCCACCTCGCCCTGGCGCGGCGCGCAGAGCATCCCCCGCCAGACGGCCCTGCGCACCATCGACGGCCGCATCCGGCTGACCAGCGAGCCGGTGCCGAACCTGACCTCGCTGCGAGAGGGATCCGCGGCGACGGCGGCCGACGTCACCGTCACGAACACCTCACAGCCCCTGATCGGCCCCGCGGCCGAGGGCAAGGCTCTCGACATCGAGGCGACGTTCACCCTGAACGACGCCGAACGCTTCGGGCTGAAGGTGCGCACCGGCACCGGGCGAGAGGAAACCGTCATCGGATACGACACCACCACACAGGAGCTGTACGTCGACCGCACCCGCTCCGGTGCCGTCGACTTCAGCAGCACCTTCCCCGGCATCCAGACCGCGCCGCTGAAGGCCACGAACGGCAAGGTGAAACTACGGATCCTGGTCGACTGGTCGTCCGTCGAGGTCTTCGGCGGCAGCGGCGAGGCCGTGATCACCGACCAGATCTTCCCGCGCCCCGACAGCCAGGGAGTGGGGGTCTTCGCCGAGAACGGCTCGGTGAAGCTCGACAAGGCCGTCGTCTGGCACCTCGGCTCCGCAAACAACTGA
- a CDS encoding helix-turn-helix domain-containing protein, translated as MTTFAGATPDLFAAEGNDDADEAEPRVRWEIFSALTEVVSGQGDWSGESAARIRAEGRAWARRGGSVDELLTMVSTMTCHLINHRTVGGRDRDSLRHEVMVLRLGDAGRLVSRELSCGFFEDGSSRESNAVPSDHALADRTERSTEACAVLAVRAPSCTPADIHRAFRGHAAATLRTSGEDVHVVLPAADQEESVALARKAHGDLPGDAWIAVHWQDHCPGEPVAGTTLGESGPAVVDGICATLFALACPPGVYELDDVLVEYGAAGTPVVSERLLKIIEPLLEHPVLWDTLAAFIAADGVRHRACERLGIHRNTLDRRLQRIGQLTGRRPDDLRGLCTLRAALAAVAVTRLQHNARPGHAHHKTPAAPAAVPLRAARPVAMGA; from the coding sequence ATGACGACATTCGCCGGGGCGACACCTGACCTGTTCGCTGCCGAGGGGAACGACGATGCCGACGAAGCGGAGCCCAGAGTCCGCTGGGAGATCTTCTCTGCGCTGACCGAGGTGGTGTCCGGCCAGGGTGACTGGAGCGGGGAGAGCGCGGCTCGGATCCGCGCCGAGGGCCGGGCCTGGGCGCGGCGAGGCGGATCCGTCGACGAGCTGCTGACCATGGTGAGCACCATGACCTGCCATCTCATCAATCACCGCACGGTCGGCGGCCGTGACCGGGATTCCCTGAGGCACGAGGTCATGGTGCTCCGGCTCGGTGATGCGGGCCGTCTGGTGAGCCGAGAGCTGAGCTGCGGCTTCTTCGAGGATGGCAGCAGTCGCGAGAGCAATGCGGTCCCGTCGGATCACGCCCTCGCCGACCGCACGGAGCGTTCCACCGAGGCCTGCGCGGTGCTGGCGGTACGCGCGCCCTCCTGCACACCTGCCGACATCCACCGGGCCTTCCGGGGGCACGCCGCCGCAACGCTGCGGACCTCCGGCGAAGACGTCCATGTCGTGCTGCCTGCGGCCGACCAGGAGGAGTCCGTCGCCTTGGCCCGCAAAGCCCACGGGGACCTCCCGGGCGACGCCTGGATCGCGGTGCACTGGCAGGACCACTGCCCCGGCGAACCGGTGGCAGGCACGACGCTCGGCGAGAGCGGCCCGGCGGTGGTCGACGGCATCTGCGCCACGCTGTTCGCCCTCGCCTGCCCGCCCGGCGTGTACGAACTCGACGACGTCCTGGTCGAGTACGGCGCCGCGGGGACCCCCGTCGTCTCCGAGCGACTGCTCAAGATCATCGAGCCGCTGCTCGAGCACCCGGTCCTGTGGGACACGCTGGCTGCCTTCATCGCAGCCGACGGCGTCCGCCACCGTGCCTGTGAGCGCCTGGGCATCCACCGCAACACGCTCGACCGCCGTCTGCAGCGAATCGGCCAGCTCACCGGTCGGCGCCCCGACGACCTGCGCGGCCTGTGCACCCTGCGCGCGGCCCTCGCCGCCGTCGCCGTCACCCGGCTTCAGCACAACGCCCGCCCCGGACACGCGCACCACAAGACGCCGGCGGCACCGGCTGCGGTACCGCTCCGGGCGGCGCGCCCTGTCGCGATGGGAGCCTGA
- a CDS encoding response regulator transcription factor, with amino-acid sequence MNPSGKSSKSTVLVVEDESSIASMLTMALQFLGFEVVTAARGDEALTRAVQRSPDVILLDVVLPDMDGFEVCRRFRDTGVAAPVLFVTARDAMEDKVRGLELADDYVTKPFDLNEVVARIRAVMRRGRELVPAHSRRLRAGWVEMDRDTREVWRHGQPVQLSSTEFALLQYLLENPDQVISKAQILDNVWSYAFQGESGIVETYIYYLRRKLGDSDQALIRTVRGAGYVVRTAPLAHPTED; translated from the coding sequence ATGAACCCAAGCGGCAAGTCCTCGAAGTCGACCGTGCTCGTCGTGGAGGACGAGTCCAGCATCGCCTCCATGCTCACCATGGCGCTGCAGTTCCTTGGATTCGAGGTCGTCACCGCGGCGCGCGGCGATGAGGCCCTCACCCGAGCCGTCCAGCGCTCCCCGGACGTGATCCTGCTCGATGTCGTCCTGCCCGACATGGACGGCTTCGAGGTCTGCCGACGATTCCGGGACACGGGCGTCGCCGCACCCGTGCTGTTCGTGACCGCCCGGGACGCCATGGAGGACAAGGTCCGCGGCCTCGAACTCGCCGACGACTACGTCACCAAGCCGTTCGACCTCAACGAGGTGGTGGCCCGTATCCGCGCTGTCATGCGCCGCGGACGCGAGCTGGTGCCTGCCCACAGCCGCAGGTTGCGGGCAGGCTGGGTGGAAATGGACCGGGACACGCGCGAGGTCTGGCGGCACGGCCAACCGGTGCAGCTGTCCTCGACGGAGTTCGCCCTGCTGCAGTATCTGCTGGAGAACCCCGACCAGGTCATCTCCAAGGCACAGATACTCGACAACGTCTGGAGCTACGCCTTCCAGGGTGAGTCGGGAATCGTCGAGACCTACATCTACTATCTGCGCCGCAAGCTCGGCGACTCCGACCAGGCCCTCATACGCACCGTTCGCGGAGCCGGCTATGTGGTGCGCACGGCCCCTCTCGCACACCCCACGGAGGACTGA
- a CDS encoding glycoside hydrolase family 68 protein yields the protein MWFSGFQDHRIIAQADGKLYQTLEQSQEGPIIYAFRDPFVFRDPRDRKVHLLAGPASAVSSPARSCCPCGATGPGSPTSWTTASSRNPLSVEPLRQETQLVTYREPGGRGKSGQRRPPRSAERGRR from the coding sequence GTGTGGTTCTCCGGCTTCCAGGACCACCGCATCATCGCCCAGGCCGACGGCAAGCTGTACCAGACCCTGGAGCAGTCCCAGGAGGGCCCGATCATCTACGCCTTCCGCGACCCGTTCGTCTTCCGCGACCCCCGGGATCGCAAGGTCCACCTGCTGGCAGGACCGGCTTCGGCGGTATCCTCGCCCGCACGCTCGTGCTGTCCCTGCGGGGCAACAGGACCAGGCTCACCAACCAGTTGGACTACGGCTTCATCCCGTAACCCACTCTCGGTCGAGCCGCTCCGGCAAGAGACCCAGCTGGTCACCTACCGTGAGCCAGGGGGTCGAGGAAAGTCAGGACAGAGGCGTCCTCCTCGATCAGCGGAGCGAGGGCGGCGTTGA
- a CDS encoding carbohydrate kinase: MSSPRQITVLGECVADAFAEPAGASNELALRVLPGGGPANTAVSLARLGTHTRLLARLSGDVFGRLFRAHLKESGVDLSYAVPAAEPSTLAVAELDAQGQAAFSFHAQNTADWQWTAQELAGVNLSGTACVHTGSLALVREPGAAVVEEFLAAASARATISIDPNVRPLLVRPEVYRARLAHWCALTDVLRLSEDDLELLLPGTPPERACDVWHAAGARLVVITRGADGALASLDGQRLQVPAVATQVVDTVGAGDSFTAGLLHYLGARGHLGGRLTGLDLGEVGQACRFAARVAALTCSAAGPNPPWRSHLDRLTAVGGS; encoded by the coding sequence ATGAGCAGCCCGCGTCAGATCACCGTCCTGGGAGAGTGCGTCGCCGACGCCTTCGCCGAACCCGCCGGCGCCTCGAACGAACTCGCCCTGCGGGTGCTGCCCGGCGGCGGACCTGCGAACACGGCCGTGTCCCTGGCCCGGCTCGGCACCCACACCCGCCTCCTCGCGCGCCTGTCCGGCGACGTGTTCGGCCGCCTGTTCCGGGCCCACCTGAAGGAATCCGGGGTGGACCTTTCGTACGCCGTCCCGGCCGCCGAACCCAGCACGCTGGCCGTGGCGGAGCTGGACGCCCAGGGGCAGGCCGCATTCTCCTTCCACGCGCAGAACACGGCCGACTGGCAGTGGACGGCTCAGGAACTGGCAGGAGTGAATCTGTCCGGAACCGCCTGTGTGCACACCGGCTCCCTCGCGCTCGTCCGCGAGCCCGGCGCGGCGGTGGTGGAGGAGTTCCTGGCGGCGGCCTCTGCCCGCGCCACCATCAGCATCGACCCCAACGTACGACCGCTACTGGTGCGCCCCGAGGTCTATCGCGCCCGCCTGGCGCACTGGTGCGCCCTCACCGACGTACTGCGGCTGAGCGAGGACGACCTGGAACTGCTCCTGCCCGGAACCCCGCCTGAGCGGGCCTGCGACGTCTGGCACGCCGCCGGAGCCCGGCTCGTCGTGATCACGCGCGGGGCGGACGGCGCCCTGGCCTCCCTCGACGGCCAACGGCTGCAGGTGCCGGCGGTGGCGACGCAGGTGGTGGACACAGTCGGGGCGGGGGACTCCTTCACCGCCGGCCTGCTGCATTATCTCGGCGCCCGCGGACACCTCGGCGGCCGGCTGACCGGCCTCGATCTCGGCGAGGTGGGTCAGGCCTGCCGGTTCGCCGCTCGGGTCGCGGCCCTGACCTGCTCCGCCGCCGGTCCCAATCCGCCTTGGCGGAGCCACCTGGACCGGTTGACGGCAGTCGGCGGCAGCTGA